The DNA sequence AAATTAAATTCGAAAGTTTAACCAGTAAAATGTTAATTGATCACTATACACGTACAAGTAGATtatcaaattaaaaagcataactTAGTAATTAAAAACTTTAAATTACATAAGTGTAGTTATAATTACTTGCATGACCGTTAAAATCATTTAATGTTTTAACATTTTTCCGTTAAAAACCTTTACATAAGTTTCTTATTAGGCTCTATGTCATTATACACGGTTGTAGGGTTCTAATACCCATCCCGACCCGACATATATCACTTAAATAATTGTAAAATTAGGGTTAATATACAGGCGAACAGAGATGACGTCGGAGATGAAATTGAAGGAAAAATTACAGGCAACTTCGGATCTTCTTTCCATCTCTTTTTCTACTGCTAAATCATGTAAATCTCTCATGTCATCTCTTTATATTTGAAGGTATATGTCGTATATATCATATATGTCGTATATCCATAGTGTTTGTTTTTTTTTGTCAGGAATGAAATACTTTTATTGATAAGATTTTGAAATACAAAATAGTATATCTTCCAATCACAAAATTCATCATCTAACCGAGAGGCACGCAAGTTGCCTCCGGACGTTTAGACAATAAAATCTTAATGTATGAAATAGATAACCCACAAAAAGGCTTCGTTAAAACCTCGCAAGAATAAAACCCTATGGGAAAAAAACTCAGGAAGGAAAAAGAGTGTCTTCTATAACTCAAATTTCATACAAAAACTAATAATAACTAGTATCTTTCGATAATTGCAAGAATGTCTCGTATCATCAATTTGATACTATATCCCTTGTTTTGTACTTCAAGGTCCCTCTGAAAAAAGAAACAAAGTAGAATCTCTTCCAAATATCCTGAAAATCAGaacaaataaaataagaaaaatatattaaaacaTTAAAAACAAATCTACATATAATACGacctaaaataaaataaaatctaaCCAAACGAAATATTTGGTTAGACACAAAGTTCCCATATTAGGACACAATAAGTCATTAAAGACTCATAAAACCAAAAAAATGGTCAAAAGCCATCATATATGGCATTTCCGTATTGGCACAAATAAGTCAGCTCATATGACACATCATTCTATAAATTGATTTTTGAAGTCCATTTATTTTGAAACTTAATGACCCTTGAAATTCTTAAAAGCATAATAACAGCACAATTTAAGAACTTTTCTAAATCAAAAACTGAATACTCACGTATATACATTTAATATatttgtgatttttttttattttcgtGTATGGTAATTTTTGATATATACCCATATAGAGAGTTATAGTTAATTGTTAGTTAATTTTTGACAAGTCACAAGACTTTGATGTAATTACGAGGGTCAATTTGTGATTTGCTTTAAATGGAAATACAATAGGCCTAAATTTAAACATTTTAAACAAATTAAGGTTTGAGATCGTAGTGTGAAAGACATTTGGGACATGATTAGGAGTGTATTTAGTGATGATGATAGGTTATATTTTGTGAAAGATGTTTTGCATTAATCAGGATAGATAGTGATGTTAAAAAAATGGTTGAAGCagttaaaaaaattgaaaatggAGTATGTAAGATACATGTGTTTCACTCATGATCTAAGGCTGATCCACCAATTATACATGATGAAAGTGATTCTATGTTTGCTATGATCAACTGAAAAAGTTGGAAGTAGAGATGTAGACCAGTCATTGGTCTTAATGGATATTTTCTCAAACTGGTGGCCCGATGTTATCTGCAGTTGGGAGAGATGGTAATGATAGCATGTTTTCAATTGCAATGGCAGTTGTTGAGAGTGAATCATACTCAATCTGGTCATATTTGTTGTTGCTAATTGATGAACTTGATTTGAGATCTGGAAGTGGATACACACTCATATCAGACCAACAAAAAATATGCACATtcataatttcaaatttttattttcaTATTTTCACAGTATTTATTTACTGATTGGTTGTGTTGTATAAAATTTCAGGGGTTGGACAAAACTGGTACGGAATTTCTACCTCAAGTAGAGCACATATTTTGTGCGAGACATCTGAGCTCAAATCTGTCCAAGAAGGAGCCAAGTGAGGCTGGCAAGCTTAGGATTTGGGTTTCTTCGACATCTACATTTTCAGAGGACTTCAAGACTATGTAATCTGTCATTTGAATTTGGTTGAGTGTAAGGGCACAATGTATGGTACCAATATTATTAACCTACGCATTTTGCAACTATAATCTCTACCTTTTTTAACTGTTTCGTCTACCATTTTGCACAATCTATCTTCATTTTACATactattttgtaaaaataaaGTAAGAAATTAGATGTATATTCAGGCAAGGTGGCCTAGTGGGTGGCTGCTTAATCGGTGAAAATATCAAacaaattagatgtatatgattaCTTCTTTTTATTTCTTTGGTCTCTGAGTATTCTCTTGCTTGCTATGCTAACTACTCAAAGTATAAATCTGGGATGTTGGATTACATTCACCCGAGGACATTTATATATTAATCTTATCATCTTTTTCGACCagaatctctctctctctctctctttctctttctctctctcgtTGCTTTATGCATTTTCTCTAAAAAATATTAGGCAAGGATTTGATAATGGTAAGGACTAATCAGGGTGGCCGAGTTCCTAGACCAGATCATTCTGATATATGTCAGACTGTCAGTCAATTTGTGGTGGTGGTAGTGATTATTACGATCCTCCGGTCACAACTCTCTTTGCTGATGAATTATATGGTTTAGTTCATCTCGCTCAGTTGGCTATTTATCACTACAACATATATCAGGATACTAACTATGAGGATGGCAAAGTCCAGAGAACTTATGGAAGATCGTTGTGCTGCTAAGATCAACATTCATTCACGGTGATCTCAAATTACAGGTAGTATCTTGTATGTAATGCATAGATCAGGTATGAAATTAAAATCATATTTATAATCGATTATAAAATATTACGTTCTCCATCTTGTTACATAATATTACATAATATCATAGATTTCCTTTTTCTCTAGTTTAGATCTTCTGTTTTCAGTGAGGTTTTACTGCCCTTTAAATTGTTTTTGGTGCGAATTTATCTTAATTTTTTCGTAAATAGTAAAGATCTccatttctttttttttttttgtcatttttaactgctagtagattatattttttacatatttgttaaaaataatatttgttAAAAATAATGTACATTCTTGATCCCTTGAATATCAGTTTTGTTTCTCAATATTCGTGATGCATTCTGGAGATTTGTATTGTTGATTTTGGCCTTACTGTAAGATGACCGTTATTTGTttagttttatttgttttatatGTCATTATCCGTTTGATTGCAAACACTTTGTTTTCTGTGTTTTTCTGTCGTGCTTTGTTTAACAATTGTAACTCATATTCTTAAATTTCCGTATTTTTCTTTGAGAGCAATTATGGTTTTGGTTATGAAATTTAAATGCATTTAATTTTTCGGTTACGATTGATATTATGTTAAATGATACATTTATTgtgttttaatttaaattaaggtTTAGATAATTTGAATTTTGCTTTCTAATTATTGAGTAACTTTACGTGGTTTAATTACTTTTAATACTctagtgtgtgtatatatatttatcctatatatatgtatttgtacCTTAATGTGGCTTTTATTAGTGGAAGTttcatatttttataataatttctCTTTATTTTGGTAACTGATGTGTTTATATGCTTTTAATGTGTTATTAATTAGGATTAAAAAATTTCCttatttgattttaatttatAAAGATTTCTTGGCTAGGTTCATTTTTAGGAAAATTTATGTCAATTGGTTTTTTAGCTTTTAATAGCATAGCATAGTAGTTATTATCTCTTTAATGTTCTTATTAAAGTAGTTAACTTTTTTGAATGAAACTTTATGTTTTATGTATTAACGTCTTTTAATTATATTGGTTTTTGATTTGGATGGAGCTAATTTTTTCAGTAACGGTTTTTTAATTGATAATTTTTTAAGAAACATTTTTCAAATTGTGTCTTTATTATGATTTTAAAAAGTGTAAGGGACATTAATTTTAACATAAATGAACTACAAAACTCAATTTATAGAATGATGTGTCATGTAAGATGACTTTTCTGTGCCAATACGGGAGTGTCATATATGATGACTTTTAACCATTTATTGATTTTATGAGTCTTTAATGACTGATTGTTTCCTATTATGGGAATTTGTGTCTAACCAAATATATCGTTTGGTTAgatcttatattattttaatatcgTATTATATGTAAATTcgtttttatttttaatatatttttcttgTTTCATTTGTTCTTATTTTCAGGATAATTGGAAGAGTGTACTTTGGTTCTTTTTCAGACTTTATGTCACAATAATCTAATAAGGGATCTTGAAGCACATAACAGTTTAGTTTTCAGAATGATGATACGAGAGTTTCTTGCAGTTATCGGAAGACAATAGTTATCATTAATTTTGTATAAATGTGAGTTATAGAGGGCGTTCTTTTTCCTCCCTGAGTTTTTTCCCATAGGATTTTACTCTTACGAGGTTTTAACGAGACCTTTCTTGTGGGTTATCTATTTCATACATTAAATTTTATTGTCTAAACGTCCGGAGGCAACTTGCGTGCCTTTCGGTTAGATAATGAACTTGGTGATTGGAAGATAGACTCTTTTGTATTTCGAAATTTTATCAATGAATTTTTTTCATTCTTAAAAAAAAGTAAGAGCAAAGTTACACACAACTatcatctctattttatcatttcatttcaatATTTATTTCACTTATTAAATAACCAAGTTACAAAACCTAACATACATGCTAAATAAAAAAATCTAACCGCAAGTTTCAGTTTTTCACTTATTTTCTGCATTTACTCTTTTATTTTCTCCAGCTTTCTCAAACATTTATAATCACAGTTCTGCATGTCTCAACATATTTGACTTTTTTTCTAGCAACTTCATTTCATCCCTCTTCAACGACAGGCTCAACATGTATACTCCCAATCTCGTCATGAAAAAAATTTACATCTTCTAGCCTCACTAAATCTTAAACAATCATAGAACCTCTGACCTGAATTTTTGGTTTGAGGTTTTCATACTGCCCATTCATCAGCTTCGATCTCACATTAGTAGTTGACAATCCCCGTCCTATTTGAATTGTAATTCTTCGATCTCTTCAAAATCTAGTATAGTTTGAGGAAGAATAACTCATTTTTTTTCTCAAGAACAGAGAAGATGGGAAAGAATGGAGTGAAGGTGAATTCAATTAACTAATTATAGGAGGACCATGTGGATCGGGTTATTAACCTATCACTAACTGAGTGTTTCTCTAATATtccgtaatttttaaaattagattaataattgaaCAATAGAATaacgtcgtttagagggtcaaaaaggctatattcagatctggtcaggttttgagataagtactttttgacttacttttGTTTTCGAAAAAGTTTTGAGACTCTGATAttcgaatttcgtataagatataagaattctgtttcgaactgtataagaaataagatacgagaattTTTTGAAACCCAATTTCTACATTTTCGAACctgttcgtaatttacgctatagtttcGGAACTAACCTTAGATACCCTTATTAGGCGaacaagtgtgcaactttagatacctattaagggcgcgtaattattgaactttagatgccgaccactggcaaagtgtggtataaagaataaaaataagaattaaatgtCGGCTACTATCAAAGTGTGGCTGTAGATCAAcactgtggtatttataagaattatcatTTCATTCTATTTTACTttgttctgatctgttataaaaatctgctctcttctgttttaaattctgaattttaaaatataaaactttgggtttgatttattttagaaattatttttacaaaattattattattttgagaaaaatcattttattaaaaacacccattgtttttcagttaaatagttagtcaatttgtacaTGCTGGGTTTTGTAGCTTATCTTTTTAATTttttcaggtttcgtctaagattCCAGTTGGATAACATTGGACTTCGAGGACCTTAGGTTTGGAGTGatttgacttttggacttccatTTTTAGTTGCGCGTTTGAAATCATCTTTGTAATAGATTTTTGatcaataaattatatttttttttagtTTCGGTTTGGAGTTAATAGTCCGCAAGTGTGGGTTGTTACAGTTTCTAAATTGATATTGGGTGATATTGTCATATAGGCACTTTCATGTCAGCAAAACGTTAAATTTTTAATGTTGCTAACAACTATAACCAAGTTGAAATTTTTTAATTACTATATTTGTTGACTAAAATCTTTTTTAGTTTGGTGATCTACTTGCAAGTTACATGTGACTACCTTGAACAATTAGTCATTTTGCCCAAAGTAGAAATAAGCAAGCTCGAGTTATaatctttattttttttttgacGAATTATATTTGTTGGAAAATTGAACTTTTTCTGAACATATATTCGTGTTCTGaatcaaatttaaattttattagcAAATATGAGATGTTTTTCTAAAACAAATTAATCTTTCTCTCCGATATTTACATGTCACATATTTAATCGATAGCTTTCTTGATAAAAAAATGTAAATGCTAGCTTTCTCACATTCGCACATCGGTACATGTCTCGAATATTTTATTCATTAAAATGGATCAATACATCATCCTTGCTGTACATATGATAGTCAAACTAACAAACAAAACTCCTGATGAATGATTCGCTCTTGGTGAGTTCGCGAAGTGGTTTATCAGTCCTTCTGATCATGTTGTAGGCAAAACCTCCAAGTATTGCTCCAATGAAAGGGCCAATCATATATGCCCATATTCCATGATATATACGAAATATAAGTGCTGGTCCAAGTGTCCTTGCTGGGTTCATTGATGCTCCTGATACTGGCCTGCATATATTACACATTCAAATTCAAATCACTCTATCAATATGTGAACTTCATGCAATACATATTTATATTTTGGGTCCGGTCAGGGCCAACAGAAAGTTTCCGCGATACATCTATAGTAAGATTTTTGGTGTGCATACACCGAAATCATTTTTATACGTATCGTGGAAATCTTCTGCAGTACAGTACGTTACAACAAGCGTTTGCTCTGACTATCTCCCTTATGCACGTGCTTTATATATATTACCCACCCGGCCATGAAAACGTTCATACATATGGTACCTCCAACGGCAAGTCCTGCCATATTTCCAATCTAGAAAAACAAATACATTAGCCCATAGTCAATTATATCTCATATTATCAGAAATTAGATTGTAAAAACATAAAATTGAATTCCTAGCATTCTCGCCTAGTGAATACAAATCTTCTTGTGATTGTAAGTTATATTAATGTAATTGATCTTAAACAAAGAATGAGACGGAGAATGTTACTGAACTGCTCTGCTGTCGGTGGCAACTCCAGAAATAACGAACATGAGAATCAAGGTGATGACAATCTCAAGGCAAAAGGACTGAGTAGCAGTCTCTATAGGCGTCGTCCCAAAAAAATGTACAATTTGTGAATCAAATATAAGGACCAACGTTGCACTTCCTAGGATCGACCCTAGTACCTGAGCCGCCATGTAAAAAGGTACCTGCACATTTAACATAAATTCAAATACTACATATGATGATT is a window from the Apium graveolens cultivar Ventura chromosome 1, ASM990537v1, whole genome shotgun sequence genome containing:
- the LOC141723457 gene encoding putative aquaporin NIP-type; the protein is MTKSSDIEEGKVEGEETSVKESFWTSPESVLLLQKVFAELVGTYFVLFIGGGSVAVNKKYGSVSFPGISLCWGLVVMAMIYSVGHISGAHFNPAVTLTFAIFRRFPYKQVPFYMAAQVLGSILGSATLVLIFDSQIVHFFGTTPIETATQSFCLEIVITLILMFVISGVATDSRAIGNMAGLAVGGTICMNVFMAGPVSGASMNPARTLGPALIFRIYHGIWAYMIGPFIGAILGGFAYNMIRRTDKPLRELTKSESFIRSFVC